One Pantoea trifolii genomic region harbors:
- a CDS encoding amino acid ABC transporter permease, which translates to MDWSSIHVYLPFLLKGAEMTIYITILSLIISTPLGLIFAAAKMCPWKIISWPIATVINITRGLPMIVVLFYIYFVFPDIGITLSSFQASVIGIAFCFSTYIAEIFRAGIESVDRGQLEAARSMGMSFPKAMRRVVLPQAFHVALPPYSNTLVMMLKDSALASTIAVTEMTRQGQLIAASTFDNTTVYTLVALLYLVLCLPLLALTKQLEKRQIKGA; encoded by the coding sequence ATGGATTGGAGTAGTATTCACGTTTATCTGCCCTTCCTGTTAAAAGGGGCCGAAATGACGATTTACATCACCATTTTGTCCCTGATAATCAGCACACCATTGGGACTGATTTTTGCGGCGGCGAAGATGTGTCCGTGGAAAATAATTTCCTGGCCGATTGCGACCGTCATTAATATTACGCGCGGCCTGCCGATGATTGTGGTGCTGTTTTATATCTATTTTGTCTTCCCCGATATTGGCATCACGCTGTCGTCATTTCAGGCCAGCGTGATCGGTATCGCCTTCTGCTTTTCAACCTATATCGCTGAGATTTTCCGCGCCGGCATTGAATCGGTGGATCGCGGCCAGCTCGAAGCCGCGCGCTCAATGGGCATGAGTTTCCCGAAAGCGATGCGCCGCGTGGTGCTGCCGCAGGCGTTTCATGTCGCCCTGCCGCCTTACAGCAACACGCTGGTGATGATGTTGAAAGATTCCGCGCTGGCTTCCACCATCGCCGTCACCGAGATGACGCGCCAGGGCCAGCTGATTGCCGCGTCCACCTTTGATAACACCACGGTGTATACGCTGGTGGCGCTGCTCTATCTGGTGCTGTGCCTGCCGTTGCTGGCGCTGACCAAGCAGCTGGAAAAACGCCAGATTAAAGGAGCCTGA
- a CDS encoding amino acid ABC transporter ATP-binding protein → MIEIRDVHKKFGHVEVLKGVSFNVSEGEVVCLIGPSGSGKSTILRCINGLETYEGGDINVLGQRVNNKHKSINDLRRKIGMVFQRFNLFPHRSVLENVMEGPIHVNGEPRHVAEKRAKELLAMVGLAEKINAWPTQLSGGQQQRVAIARTLALQPKAILFDEPTSALDPELVGEVLQVMRNLAREGMTMIVVTHEMQFAREVADRVCFLHSGQIVEQGPADQILLKPQEPRTQDFLRRVLGNVVSTTCDCCRSVAIHGDLESQPYNT, encoded by the coding sequence ATGATTGAAATTCGTGATGTGCACAAAAAATTCGGCCATGTCGAAGTGCTGAAAGGCGTGAGTTTCAACGTCAGCGAAGGCGAAGTGGTGTGTTTGATCGGCCCGTCGGGTTCCGGGAAATCAACCATTTTGCGCTGCATCAATGGCCTGGAAACTTACGAAGGCGGCGACATCAACGTGCTGGGCCAGCGCGTCAATAACAAACATAAAAGCATCAACGATCTGCGCCGTAAGATCGGCATGGTGTTCCAGCGCTTCAACCTCTTTCCGCATCGAAGCGTGTTAGAGAACGTGATGGAAGGCCCGATTCACGTTAATGGCGAACCGCGTCATGTGGCGGAAAAGCGCGCCAAAGAATTGCTGGCTATGGTTGGGCTGGCGGAGAAGATCAACGCATGGCCAACGCAGCTTTCCGGCGGTCAACAGCAGCGCGTGGCGATTGCCCGCACGCTGGCGCTGCAACCAAAAGCGATATTGTTTGATGAACCAACCTCAGCGCTCGATCCAGAACTGGTGGGCGAAGTGCTGCAGGTGATGCGCAATCTGGCGCGTGAAGGCATGACGATGATTGTTGTGACGCATGAAATGCAGTTTGCGCGCGAAGTCGCTGACCGCGTCTGTTTCCTGCACAGCGGCCAAATTGTCGAACAAGGTCCCGCCGATCAAATCCTGCTAAAACCGCAGGAGCCCCGCACCCAGGATTTTCTGCGCCGCGTGCTGGGCAACGTGGTCTCCACCACCTGCGACTGTTGCCGCAGTGTCGCCATTCATGGCGACCTGGAATCTCAACCGTATAACACTTAA
- a CDS encoding cupin domain-containing protein codes for MKVQKITQPAAIAVMEDWGSVEGLPGTGSIALSGIQKVIPGKEDIDTGIFECGVGSYRRSVKQAEIMHFLNGNGSFTPDGEETLHFKPGDSLFFEANTEGTWVIENTMRKLYVIFDAS; via the coding sequence ATGAAAGTCCAAAAAATCACCCAACCCGCCGCCATCGCAGTCATGGAAGATTGGGGCAGCGTGGAAGGTTTGCCTGGCACCGGCAGCATCGCGTTATCCGGCATTCAGAAAGTGATTCCCGGTAAAGAAGATATCGATACGGGAATATTCGAATGCGGTGTCGGCTCCTATCGCCGCTCGGTGAAACAGGCCGAAATCATGCACTTCCTCAACGGAAACGGCTCTTTCACGCCGGATGGCGAAGAGACGCTGCACTTCAAACCCGGCGATTCGTTGTTCTTTGAAGCCAATACTGAAGGCACCTGGGTAATTGAAAACACCATGCGCAAGTTGTATGTGATTTTTGACGCCAGCTGA
- a CDS encoding metal ABC transporter substrate-binding protein, translating to MFTQRLLPAIAVLLSLSAFTASAAEKLKVVTTFTVIADMAKNVAGDAAEVTSITKTGAEIHEYQPTPGDIRRAQGANLILVNGFNLELWFSRFYQRLKDVPQVTVTQGIEPMGITEGPYNGKPNPHAWMSPDNALIYVDNIRNALQKYDPANAAIYQANAERYKAQIQQTIAPMRAAIDKLPTDKRWLVTSEGAFSYLARDFGLKELYLWPINADQQGTPQQVRKVIDAVRDHQIPAIFSESTISAKPAQQVAREAGIHYGGVLYVDSLSNSDGPVPTYLDLLRVTTETVVKGITEGSQK from the coding sequence ATGTTCACTCAACGCCTCTTGCCTGCGATTGCTGTCCTGCTGTCACTCAGCGCGTTTACCGCGTCCGCGGCTGAAAAACTTAAAGTGGTAACCACTTTTACGGTGATCGCCGATATGGCGAAAAACGTTGCGGGTGATGCGGCGGAGGTGACGTCGATTACCAAAACCGGCGCAGAAATCCACGAATACCAACCCACGCCAGGCGATATTCGTCGCGCGCAAGGTGCCAATCTAATCCTGGTAAACGGCTTTAATCTGGAATTGTGGTTCAGCCGTTTTTACCAGCGCCTCAAGGATGTGCCGCAGGTTACCGTGACGCAAGGCATTGAGCCAATGGGCATCACCGAAGGCCCGTACAACGGCAAACCCAATCCGCATGCGTGGATGTCGCCGGATAACGCGCTGATCTACGTCGATAACATCCGTAATGCGCTGCAAAAATACGATCCCGCCAATGCCGCGATTTATCAGGCCAACGCCGAGCGTTACAAAGCGCAGATTCAGCAGACCATCGCGCCGATGCGTGCCGCTATCGACAAACTGCCCACCGATAAACGGTGGTTGGTGACCAGTGAAGGTGCGTTCTCTTACCTGGCGCGCGATTTCGGTTTGAAAGAACTCTATTTATGGCCGATTAACGCCGATCAGCAAGGCACGCCGCAGCAGGTGCGTAAAGTGATCGATGCGGTGCGCGATCATCAAATTCCAGCCATCTTTAGTGAAAGCACCATCTCGGCCAAACCTGCTCAACAAGTGGCGCGTGAAGCCGGTATTCATTACGGCGGCGTGTTGTACGTCGATTCGCTGAGCAACAGCGATGGCCCGGTGCCGACCTATCTGGATCTCTTGCGCGTCACCACTGAAACCGTGGTGAAAGGCATCACAGAAGGAAGTCAGAAATGA
- a CDS encoding manganese/iron ABC transporter ATP-binding protein codes for MNPAAGLLVENVGVTYRNGHTALRKASFSVPAGSITALIGVNGSGKSTLFKAIMGFVPLSSGAVTLAGLPANKALKHNIVSYVPQAEEVDWSFPVLVEDVVMMGRYGYMGMLRIPRAADKLSVDQALERVGMSAYRHRQIGELSGGQKKRVFLARALAQSGQIILLDEPFTGVDVKTEAAIIALLKELRDEGRTMLVSTHDLNAIPDFCDRCVLVKNTVLASGLLHDTFTADNLAQTFDGALHERNAVLMQLMKDKNPDRGANHVVDY; via the coding sequence ATGAACCCAGCCGCAGGTTTACTCGTCGAGAATGTCGGCGTTACCTACCGCAACGGCCACACGGCGCTGCGTAAAGCCTCTTTTAGCGTGCCCGCAGGCAGCATTACCGCGCTGATTGGTGTTAACGGCTCTGGCAAATCCACGCTGTTTAAAGCGATCATGGGATTTGTGCCGCTCTCCTCAGGCGCGGTAACGCTGGCCGGTTTACCGGCCAATAAGGCGCTGAAACACAATATTGTTTCTTATGTTCCGCAAGCGGAGGAAGTCGACTGGAGCTTCCCGGTGCTGGTGGAAGATGTGGTAATGATGGGCCGCTACGGCTACATGGGCATGCTGCGTATTCCGCGTGCCGCCGATAAACTGAGCGTAGATCAGGCGCTGGAACGCGTGGGAATGAGCGCCTATCGTCATCGTCAGATTGGCGAGCTGTCGGGCGGGCAAAAGAAACGCGTGTTTCTGGCGCGCGCGCTGGCGCAAAGTGGCCAGATTATCCTGCTGGACGAGCCGTTTACCGGCGTTGACGTCAAAACCGAAGCCGCGATTATCGCCCTGCTGAAAGAGCTGCGCGACGAAGGCCGCACCATGCTGGTTTCCACCCACGATCTCAACGCCATCCCCGATTTCTGCGATCGCTGCGTACTGGTGAAAAACACCGTGCTGGCGAGCGGCCTGTTGCATGACACTTTCACTGCCGACAATCTGGCGCAGACCTTTGATGGCGCGCTGCATGAGCGTAACGCGGTGTTGATGCAACTGATGAAAGATAAAAATCCGGACCGGGGAGCGAACCATGTCGTGGATTATTGA
- the sitC gene encoding iron/manganese ABC transporter permease subunit SitC, with amino-acid sequence MSWIIEPFGYQYMLNAMWIAALVGAICAFLSCFLMLKGWSLIGDALSHSIVPGVAGAYMLGLPFSIGAFLSGGLAAGSMLFLNQRTRLKEDAIIGLIFSSFFGTGLFLVSLNPTSVNIQTIVLGNILSVAPADIWQLGAIGFITLTILLLKWKDLMVTFFDESHARSLGLNTLRLKILFFTLLSASTVAALQTVGAFMVICLVVTPGATAYLLTDRFPRLLMIAVAIGSVTSFLGAWSSYFLDGATGGVIVVAQTLVFLVAFVFAPKHGVLAARRRARHTLEDGVNG; translated from the coding sequence ATGTCGTGGATTATTGAACCGTTTGGCTATCAATACATGCTGAATGCGATGTGGATCGCGGCGCTGGTCGGCGCGATTTGCGCATTTCTCTCCTGCTTCCTGATGCTGAAAGGCTGGTCACTGATTGGCGATGCGCTGTCGCACTCGATTGTGCCCGGCGTGGCGGGCGCGTATATGCTCGGACTGCCCTTTTCAATCGGCGCGTTTCTCTCCGGCGGGCTGGCGGCTGGCAGCATGCTGTTTCTTAATCAACGCACGCGTTTAAAAGAAGATGCCATCATCGGTCTGATTTTCTCGTCGTTTTTCGGCACCGGCCTGTTTCTGGTGTCGCTTAATCCCACGTCGGTGAACATTCAAACCATCGTTCTGGGCAATATTTTGTCGGTTGCGCCCGCTGATATCTGGCAGCTCGGCGCGATTGGCTTTATCACCCTGACCATTCTGCTGCTGAAGTGGAAAGATCTGATGGTGACCTTCTTTGACGAGAGCCACGCACGTTCACTCGGTTTGAATACGCTGCGGCTGAAGATCCTGTTCTTTACCCTGCTCTCTGCGTCCACCGTCGCCGCGCTGCAAACCGTCGGCGCCTTTATGGTGATTTGTCTGGTGGTGACGCCCGGCGCGACCGCCTATCTGCTGACCGATCGTTTTCCACGTCTGTTGATGATCGCCGTCGCCATTGGCAGCGTCACCAGTTTTCTCGGCGCGTGGAGCAGCTACTTCCTCGACGGCGCGACTGGCGGCGTGATTGTGGTGGCACAAACGCTGGTATTTTTAGTGGCCTTTGTCTTCGCGCCAAAACATGGCGTGCTGGCGGCGCGCCGTCGTGCGCGTCATACCCTGGAGGACGGCGTAAATGGCTGA
- a CDS encoding metal ABC transporter permease, with protein sequence MAELLLSPFQFEFMNMALITTLVLSLPCAMLSAFLVLKGWSLLGDAMSHAVFPGVVIAWLIGLPYAIGAFVAGMLCAVATGYISENSRIKPDTVMGIVFSGMFGAGLVLYLKLQPEVHLDHILFGDMLGISLADIIQTASIAVIVSVLIGIKWRDLLLHAFDPNQARACGINGKLMHYGLLCLISLTIVAALKSVGVILSISMLIAPGAIALLLARRFVQVMLLAIGIAMVTGFSGVYASFFLDSAPGPTIVVIYAALFVLAFLYVTVRDRRTQQVHG encoded by the coding sequence ATGGCTGAATTACTGTTGAGTCCTTTCCAGTTCGAATTCATGAACATGGCGCTGATCACCACCTTGGTGCTGTCGCTGCCGTGCGCGATGCTGTCGGCGTTTCTGGTGCTGAAAGGTTGGTCATTGCTCGGTGATGCGATGAGCCACGCGGTATTTCCCGGCGTGGTGATCGCCTGGCTGATTGGCTTGCCGTACGCCATCGGCGCGTTTGTCGCCGGGATGCTGTGCGCCGTCGCAACCGGCTACATCAGCGAAAACAGCCGCATCAAACCCGATACGGTGATGGGCATCGTCTTCTCCGGCATGTTTGGCGCCGGTTTGGTGCTGTACCTGAAACTGCAGCCTGAAGTGCATCTCGACCACATTTTGTTCGGCGATATGCTGGGTATCAGCCTGGCGGATATCATCCAGACCGCGTCCATTGCAGTGATTGTCAGTGTGCTAATTGGCATTAAGTGGCGCGATTTACTGCTGCACGCGTTCGATCCCAATCAGGCGCGCGCCTGCGGTATCAACGGCAAATTAATGCATTACGGTTTGCTGTGTTTGATCTCGCTAACCATCGTCGCTGCGCTGAAATCGGTGGGCGTAATTCTGTCGATTTCCATGCTGATCGCGCCCGGCGCTATCGCCTTGCTGTTGGCGCGCCGTTTTGTGCAGGTGATGTTGCTGGCGATTGGCATTGCGATGGTAACGGGTTTCAGCGGCGTGTACGCCTCGTTCTTCCTCGATAGCGCGCCGGGTCCAACCATTGTGGTGATCTACGCGGCGCTGTTTGTGCTGGCGTTTTTGTATGTCACGGTGAGGGATCGGCGCACGCAGCAGGTGCATGGCTGA
- a CDS encoding acyltransferase family protein yields the protein MKTKSFLSSRNIGLDLLRAGLIIEGVLLHASRSLPGENSWIYNSQRDPSTLFTALLSLIHTFRMEVFFFLSGMFSALIILRKGRAFFHDNRRKRVLLPLLSAYIIIPPLMYCLEKQMSTSVITLKGVLESYATLHHLWFLVSLSIMSLLIPNRFYQWCARYFAKMPLPFLIALLIVLGNLFFVLKFLTKGQGDFINLIPVTARFLVYYTAGYALYIHRGNISCYSNSIVMNGGLIAALAMAIWLGFFMVAEFHIEGAMKYLPTLAGSVFSVLLSYWLVFKFEKIQIKENRMLTTIIDSALVIYLLHYPVVIAFSWLLDTWLPAQFSIIYVLIDFVIGIAVSVVCYFLIKQSHYASFIFGVKPKMKKFT from the coding sequence ATGAAAACCAAATCTTTTTTATCCAGCCGAAATATTGGCCTGGATCTGCTGCGTGCAGGACTGATTATTGAAGGTGTTTTATTACACGCTTCCCGTAGTTTACCCGGAGAAAACAGTTGGATTTATAACTCTCAGCGCGACCCTTCAACACTCTTTACAGCCTTATTAAGTTTGATACATACGTTCAGAATGGAAGTTTTTTTCTTTTTATCGGGTATGTTTTCAGCACTCATTATTCTAAGGAAAGGGCGAGCGTTTTTTCATGATAATCGACGTAAACGCGTACTTCTGCCACTGCTATCTGCCTATATCATTATTCCTCCATTAATGTACTGCCTTGAAAAGCAAATGAGTACCTCTGTGATAACCTTAAAAGGCGTGCTAGAAAGTTATGCGACCCTGCATCATTTATGGTTTTTGGTTTCCTTAAGCATCATGTCATTACTGATCCCCAATCGATTTTATCAGTGGTGCGCCCGTTATTTCGCCAAAATGCCGCTGCCATTCCTGATTGCATTATTGATAGTATTGGGCAATCTATTCTTTGTTTTGAAGTTTCTGACAAAAGGTCAGGGCGATTTTATTAATTTAATTCCAGTCACTGCACGTTTCCTTGTGTATTATACTGCTGGCTATGCTCTGTATATCCATCGCGGCAATATTTCATGCTATAGCAACAGTATCGTTATGAATGGCGGGTTAATTGCTGCTCTGGCTATGGCAATATGGTTAGGTTTCTTTATGGTGGCAGAGTTTCATATTGAAGGCGCGATGAAGTACTTGCCTACGCTTGCAGGTAGCGTCTTTTCAGTTTTGTTATCCTATTGGTTAGTATTTAAGTTTGAAAAAATTCAGATTAAAGAAAACCGCATGCTGACTACTATTATCGATTCAGCGTTAGTGATTTACTTATTGCATTATCCAGTAGTTATTGCATTTTCCTGGTTGTTAGATACCTGGCTCCCGGCACAATTCTCAATCATTTATGTGTTGATAGATTTTGTCATTGGTATTGCAGTAAGTGTTGTGTGTTACTTTCTCATAAAACAATCGCATTACGCTTCCTTCATTTTTGGGGTAAAGCCAAAAATGAAGAAGTTTACATGA
- a CDS encoding helix-turn-helix domain-containing protein: MKKKVNKLTETGSDIDCVSAAVSASVKSFRQQQKLSLDELSRRAGVSKGMLVEIEKGSANPSIAILCKVAAALGISVADIVNVTADPLAHLVAEEDIPVLWQGEKGGTARLLAGTRGPDMIELWRWEMFPGEQFASPGHPQRTYELLHVEQGELTLKVDEQQLQVPRGSSAVAKTAAPHSYANLGELPLIFTMAVAEIHS, from the coding sequence ATGAAGAAGAAAGTCAATAAATTGACCGAAACAGGTTCTGATATCGACTGCGTGAGCGCCGCCGTATCAGCCAGTGTTAAAAGCTTCCGCCAACAGCAAAAACTGTCGCTGGATGAGTTGTCACGCCGCGCGGGCGTCAGTAAAGGCATGTTAGTTGAGATTGAGAAAGGCAGCGCAAATCCCAGCATCGCCATTCTGTGCAAAGTGGCGGCTGCGCTGGGAATATCGGTGGCCGATATTGTGAATGTCACCGCCGATCCGCTCGCGCATCTGGTTGCTGAAGAGGATATACCGGTGTTATGGCAAGGCGAAAAGGGCGGCACGGCGCGTTTGCTGGCGGGCACCCGAGGGCCGGATATGATCGAGCTGTGGCGTTGGGAGATGTTTCCCGGCGAACAATTTGCCTCGCCGGGTCATCCGCAGCGCACTTACGAACTACTGCATGTCGAGCAGGGCGAACTCACGCTGAAGGTTGATGAACAGCAGTTGCAGGTGCCGCGCGGCAGTTCAGCGGTGGCAAAAACCGCTGCGCCGCACAGTTATGCGAACCTCGGCGAACTGCCGCTGATTTTCACCATGGCTGTTGCCGAAATTCACAGTTAA
- a CDS encoding B3/B4 domain-containing protein, which produces MFTFSPSIDPSVSALAPDFTALSILVQAAPVERPHVGEEALAQACRDMLQNDFPWAEAHLTQWAEMFKRFGAKPKRTPCSADALRKRVQRDGTMAAIDPIVDLYNAVSIRFAIPVGGENVAAYVGNPQLTRADGSESFDVYKEGVLSHESPEPGEVVWRDNAGVTCRRWNWRQGVRTRLSIEQTQMWFVLERLPAMPLEALQHAGDMLEHGILQMMPAATVDRRLLGNISS; this is translated from the coding sequence ATGTTCACCTTTAGCCCGTCAATCGATCCTTCCGTTTCTGCCTTAGCGCCTGACTTTACCGCGCTCAGCATTTTAGTTCAGGCTGCGCCAGTGGAGCGTCCGCACGTTGGTGAAGAAGCCTTAGCGCAAGCGTGTCGCGACATGTTGCAGAATGACTTTCCGTGGGCGGAAGCACATCTGACGCAATGGGCTGAGATGTTCAAACGCTTTGGCGCTAAACCGAAGCGCACGCCCTGTTCAGCAGATGCGTTGCGCAAGCGCGTGCAGCGCGACGGAACTATGGCGGCCATCGATCCGATCGTTGATCTCTACAATGCGGTGAGCATTCGTTTCGCCATTCCGGTCGGCGGTGAGAATGTGGCCGCTTACGTGGGCAACCCGCAACTGACACGCGCCGATGGCAGCGAATCCTTCGATGTCTATAAAGAAGGCGTGTTGAGCCATGAATCTCCAGAACCTGGCGAAGTGGTATGGCGGGATAACGCAGGCGTAACTTGTCGGCGCTGGAACTGGCGACAAGGTGTGCGCACGCGTCTCAGTATTGAGCAAACGCAGATGTGGTTTGTGCTGGAGCGATTACCGGCGATGCCACTCGAAGCATTGCAACATGCGGGCGATATGCTGGAGCACGGTATTCTGCAGATGATGCCTGCCGCGACTGTCGATCGCCGTTTGCTTGGCAATATCAGTAGCTAA
- a CDS encoding GNAT family N-acetyltransferase: MHINLLAQQPQLLDAVTQMLHREWSDFPNWRDAAVIQQRLQARNQAEAKTLTLVATTSDGELMATASIIHYELHDIAEREFWLGEVITAAEHRGKGLASTLVTRLITEARLRGISALWLYTPDQQALYRRFGWQDVEQREIADEDVTVMVLNIV, translated from the coding sequence ATGCACATCAACCTGCTGGCGCAACAGCCACAGTTATTGGATGCAGTGACGCAAATGCTGCATCGCGAATGGTCGGATTTCCCCAACTGGCGTGATGCGGCGGTGATTCAGCAGCGTTTGCAGGCGCGGAATCAAGCGGAGGCAAAAACGCTGACGCTGGTTGCCACCACATCCGATGGCGAATTGATGGCGACCGCCAGCATTATCCATTACGAACTGCACGATATCGCCGAGCGCGAGTTTTGGCTTGGCGAAGTGATTACGGCTGCCGAACATCGCGGTAAAGGGTTGGCGAGCACTTTGGTGACGCGCTTGATTACTGAAGCGCGTCTGCGTGGGATTAGCGCGTTGTGGCTGTATACGCCGGATCAACAAGCGCTCTATCGCCGCTTCGGCTGGCAGGATGTGGAGCAGCGCGAGATTGCTGATGAAGATGTTACTGTGATGGTTCTAAACATTGTTTAA
- a CDS encoding RidA family protein, with the protein MLMRKNYPQLGEVKAPYVHAVKHNETLYVSGLTAFGTPAQQADIATQAETIFQQLHTIAAEEKSSLEKLIKVTIFITSFDEINALRGVLFKHYGEHLPASSLVQISQLFSPDLKIEIEAIIAL; encoded by the coding sequence ATGCTGATGCGTAAAAACTATCCGCAATTGGGTGAAGTCAAAGCGCCTTATGTGCACGCGGTAAAGCACAATGAAACTTTATATGTCTCTGGCTTGACCGCTTTCGGTACGCCAGCGCAGCAGGCCGATATCGCTACACAAGCAGAAACTATATTCCAGCAGTTGCATACCATCGCGGCTGAAGAAAAGAGTTCGCTGGAAAAGCTAATCAAGGTGACGATTTTTATCACCTCATTTGATGAGATCAACGCTTTACGCGGCGTGCTGTTTAAACATTATGGCGAACATCTGCCGGCGAGTTCGCTGGTACAAATTAGTCAACTTTTCTCGCCGGATTTAAAGATTGAGATCGAGGCGATTATCGCCCTGTAG
- a CDS encoding nucleotide triphosphate diphosphatase NUDT15, giving the protein MSPQVGIGVLIFRDGKLLLGQRNGSHGAGDWSAPGGHLEFGESPEACARREVLEETGLQLGELQNGAFVSDVFPEVNKHYITLLMVAQDAIGEPQLMEPEKCHGWQWFAPDNLPQPLFAPLRTWMARDGLAALQALATGR; this is encoded by the coding sequence ATGTCGCCACAAGTGGGAATCGGCGTTTTAATTTTCCGCGACGGGAAACTGTTATTGGGACAACGCAATGGCAGCCACGGCGCGGGCGACTGGTCTGCGCCGGGCGGGCATCTGGAGTTTGGCGAATCGCCGGAAGCCTGCGCGCGTCGAGAAGTGCTGGAAGAAACCGGCCTACAGCTTGGCGAACTGCAAAACGGCGCGTTCGTTAGCGATGTGTTTCCCGAGGTCAACAAGCACTACATTACGCTACTGATGGTGGCGCAGGATGCAATCGGTGAACCACAACTGATGGAGCCTGAAAAGTGCCACGGCTGGCAATGGTTCGCACCAGACAATCTGCCGCAACCGCTGTTTGCGCCACTGCGCACATGGATGGCACGCGACGGATTGGCGGCGCTGCAGGCGTTGGCTACAGGGCGATAA
- a CDS encoding MFS transporter, translated as MNRTLPAVGMFALLVFVIALNLRPIMAAMGPLFPLLQRDAQLSATQLSLLTTLPVIMMGLVALAGPLLLRRLGEVRGIAVGLLLLALASIARGFEQSATALITSALVAGCGIGLIQALMPAQIKRHFGAKAGTLMALFTTGIMAGAAIAAASAAPLANAQGLALTLAIPVVPAIIALLLWLTISRGIAPTHSNQPPRAARSTRAWLLMIFFGIGTGAYTLVLAWLPPFYMQHGWRPDQSGYVLGALTLTEVAAGFVLSALIHRFRDRRRPLLVVLTLILLGLISLLTLGGAQAWLPTLLLGLGIGALFPLSLIVTLDHAHTPEEAGALLSFVQGGGYLLAALMPLVAGIVRDRAASLDSAWIIMSVGIVLLMVMALRFKPQRM; from the coding sequence GTGAATCGTACTTTACCTGCGGTTGGGATGTTTGCCTTACTGGTTTTTGTTATCGCACTGAATTTGCGGCCGATTATGGCGGCGATGGGGCCGCTGTTTCCGCTACTGCAGCGCGACGCGCAGCTTAGTGCCACGCAGCTTAGCCTACTCACCACGTTGCCGGTGATCATGATGGGATTAGTGGCGCTGGCGGGTCCGCTATTGTTGCGTCGGCTTGGCGAAGTGCGCGGTATCGCTGTTGGATTGTTGTTGCTGGCGCTGGCGAGTATCGCGCGTGGATTCGAGCAATCTGCCACAGCGTTGATTACCAGCGCGCTGGTGGCGGGGTGCGGTATCGGATTGATTCAGGCCTTAATGCCAGCGCAGATCAAACGTCACTTCGGTGCGAAAGCGGGCACGCTGATGGCGCTGTTCACCACCGGAATTATGGCGGGTGCAGCGATTGCCGCTGCCAGCGCTGCACCGTTGGCCAATGCGCAAGGTTTAGCGTTAACGCTGGCGATTCCGGTGGTGCCCGCAATCATCGCGCTGTTGCTGTGGCTGACGATTTCACGCGGCATCGCGCCGACACACAGCAATCAACCTCCACGCGCCGCTCGCTCAACGCGCGCCTGGCTGTTGATGATCTTCTTTGGTATTGGCACCGGTGCGTACACTCTAGTGCTGGCGTGGCTGCCGCCGTTTTATATGCAGCACGGATGGCGACCGGATCAGAGCGGTTACGTGTTGGGCGCGCTGACGCTGACGGAAGTGGCTGCGGGCTTTGTGCTGTCGGCGCTGATCCATCGCTTCCGCGATCGCCGCCGCCCGTTGCTGGTGGTGTTAACCCTGATTCTGCTGGGATTGATCAGTTTGCTAACGCTGGGCGGCGCGCAGGCGTGGCTGCCTACATTGCTGCTCGGATTAGGCATTGGCGCGCTGTTCCCGCTCTCGCTGATCGTCACGCTTGATCATGCGCACACGCCGGAAGAAGCGGGCGCATTGCTATCCTTCGTGCAGGGCGGCGGTTATTTGCTGGCGGCGTTGATGCCGCTGGTCGCTGGCATCGTGCGTGACCGCGCCGCCTCGCTCGATAGTGCGTGGATAATCATGAGCGTGGGCATTGTGTTGCTGATGGTGATGGCGCTGCGGTTTAAACCACAGAGAATGTGA